One Deltaproteobacteria bacterium DNA window includes the following coding sequences:
- a CDS encoding AbrB/MazE/SpoVT family DNA-binding domain-containing protein: MPRQTLTVSSRGQITLPAGLRKRLGIRPGGVLSAEERGGELVLRPAVVLEMQPYSDADIRRWDEEDRLSPGERDRILKLLGAGR; the protein is encoded by the coding sequence ATGCCGCGACAAACGTTGACCGTTTCCAGCCGCGGGCAGATCACGTTGCCCGCCGGCCTGAGGAAGCGCTTGGGAATCCGGCCGGGGGGGGTCCTTTCGGCGGAGGAGAGGGGTGGGGAGCTGGTGCTGCGCCCGGCCGTCGTGCTGGAAATGCAGCCCTATTCCGACGCCGATATCCGGCGGTGGGACGAGGAGGATCGCCTGTCCCCGGGAGAGCGTGACCGGATCCTCAAGCTCCTGGGCGCAGGCCGGTGA